TTTacctctctctgtctctctctcacacacacacaaattatGTTGACAAAGGCATATGAACAATTAGAAACGataacattatttaattaagctATACTGATCCTTCCTTCCTTTGTTTTGCAGCACGCGTATTATTTGGATTTCAAGGTGTGTTGATCTTCACAAGTCCATTCTTACATTATCCAAAAAACAAGCTTCTTACTAATTCCTTCTTGCCAtctttgataacagaatgatagagccaaatacatcaacacatttatggatCACCTCATATCATGGGAAGCAGCAGCAGCACGAATGGCCCGTGCACAGTCTTTTGTAAATCTAGGTGAACCCAAAATCCCAGTTGCGTGATACGCACCACCTTCGATATCAAAAACAGCTCCAGCAATGGGATTTTGTCATAATCTGCCATATTTCCAATGTTGGAACGGATTCATCGCCTATCTGTCAGCATGCTGCCGCTTGCTTAAACATGAGACGCTGAGGCAATGCTGTGATGGTGATGATTCCTTTGATTGGATATTCAAAATACTAAGAGAGAGGCGTTAGTTGCTAGATGTTAATGCTAGTGTTTATGGTTGGTTAGTAGCCGTTGGGAAACTAATGATCTTATTGAGAGCTCTGGTTAAGTAAGCCTTTGTTCATATTTGCTGGGAATTCAAGCACATGCCTTTTTTGTTCTACTTCGACTGATTATTAAAAGTATCTACGTTTTGATGTAATTGTGATTTATTAACAAAAATACTTATTATTATTGATACACTATGTATTGGATTTGCTTCTCTTGCAATTGTGTTGTATAATTTTCAATACTAAAATTCATATGAACATGTGGCAGTTAAGAATTACAGtactatttgaaaaataaaaaagatgcaATATTTTTACCAAGAATACTcaaaaaataatgttaaaaTTCCATTTAAAATTTGGGGAAGTTTCAAATTGCAAtcgtaaaataaaatacttatgAATCGCGGCTttttgatgaaaaaaaaatctcctTGCCTCTCCTTCGAGTTTCTTCAATCTTATCTTGGAAAATCCTGAGTGTTATTGATTGCACATAGATCGACTTGCTAACTGTTTGCATAGAAACACCAATACGCTCGCCCACGTCAGGTGATTTAATATTTCGAAGCGGAATCGGTTTCGATTTGGCTGCAAAATGTCGAAATATAGCTGCGAATCTCGTAAATACAATGCTGTATGTCTATGTGTTTCTCTGAATTTTGTTAAGATTTTGATTGCTTCTCTTTGAATATGGAAACAGCTGGTGCAATTTTGCTTGGGGTTTTGATTTCTCAGTAAAAGCTTGCGCATGGTATTGGTTGCTCTGTGAATTATGTTACAAACATTGTTAAATATGCTAAGCGGACAAAATTGAACCAGGGGTTGAACTGAAGAAATGTGATTTGACATGGGGAATTTACTACCATAGTTAGTGCATTTGTTGATTGCATATCTTCAAAATTAAGGCATCTGTAATAGAACCCTGCATTGCTATGATTTGAGGCTTGGTGTCAGACAAAATGAATCATCTCAGATTTTTCATAAAACACTGGTAGGCATGAAAATATTTAAGCTAGGTACGGAGAGCTAGCAGCTCCTTCAGctttaatttagttatgtgATAGCCTGGTTGATTAGGGTCCTCAAAGTTATGTTTCCCAATATGGATAAAGACCATTGTGTTTGAACTTTGAACTGTAGATGTAATTTAAATTGATCTAATGTTGTTTATATGCTAGACACAGATGAACGTTGTGTGCGTTGAGCCCCCATGTTTCATCTCTAATATCTTACTTATGTATAACCATTTCAGGTCTGGGAAAAAAACAAGAGTAACTTATCCAAATTTTCTTGTTTGGGATGATTCGGAGTACGAGACTTGATTATTTCCCCTGGGGATAGGCTTTTGGGTCTTCTTTTGAAAAATGTCGGATATCTTCAGCTTCACAGCTTTCAGACAAATGTCGCAAATGCTGTATGCGATATTCTTGTTTCACAGTTCTAAGTTTCTTCTAGCAGTTTACTTTCACGGGATTCAGAAAGTAACTCCGAATTCCCTATTACTCAGCGTAGACTATGTTATGGCAATGATCTTCTCCCTGGTCGAGTACTTGGTTGAAATACATTTCTTTCCAGAAATGAAGGAACAGTGGGCAATAAGCAACATGGGTCTTGCCTTGGTAGTCGTTGGTGAAATCATACTAAAGTTGGCTATAATAACCGCTGGTAGGTCCTTCACTCATCTAATAAAGAAATATATTGATGATGATCATGTATTGATCACTCATGGGCTCTACAAGTTGAAGTACGTCCGGCATCCAAGTTACTGTGGCTTCTTTCTCTGGTCCATTGGTACTCAGATAATGCTTTACAATCCCCTATGTACACTTGCATTTGCGCTAGTGGTTAGGCATTTTTTCCATATGAGGATACCATATGAAGAGTTTTTCCTGAGGCAGTATTTTGGTTCTCAGTATGAGGCGTATGCTAGACGAACGTCCTCCGGTATCCCATTTATCATGTTTAGATAGAACATGATTGTTAATAGCTGCGGTCTCTCACCTTGTTAGCTTTTGGCTATTGTTATCTAAAAGCCGTTTGGGAGGAAGCAGCTTCAAACACACTTTTTAATCTATGGCATTTCTTAAAACAGGCATGGGACCGTCTTTTTTGGTCGAGATTCATAATATGCTGCTCATATCTGGGACCAAAGTCATATCTGATGGcattttgtagttttttttggCTTTGTCTTAGCCTTTATCGTTTGTATAACCAGTAATAAACATGATCAATCTATCGTGTTGCAATCTAAGTCATCTACATATTCTGGTACAAGAAAATGTGTGATGTTTTATGATTAAATATGAGTGAAGATATATTTGAAGTCTATTTGAAGATTTATATTTGGCAATATTTCAATAGTGCTGTCATTATTCCTCTCCATCTTGATAATATAGTTGATAATAGTCAACAAGTTATTCAAAAAGAATGAAACTAGTAATCTTTTTCCTACTATTTGCTATTGCATTCTGGTGGCATAACTTTGTATCTGGACTTGTCTTGGCAATATGAGTAGAACATGTGCTTTCCCCTAGCCCATTCCAACCCTGTGGTTTGTTGACTGGACAGCTTAGCAAACAGCTCGCCATCAACGGGGTCTAAGCTCGACCGGCTGCTCCTTGAACACGAAGGAACCATATCCTTTGTGTGCAAGATGCAGCCCTCCATCTGAATCCCTCCCATTGACGCCACAAATGGCGCATATTTGTAATCAACAGGATATTTTCCGCCTCGAGTTGCCCACTGCGAGCCATCCCAGATAGTCGCATAAACTGACATAGGCTTTGATGGATAAGCAGGGGATGTGGCATTACAGCTTGAATAACAGGAGAAGACAGAGTAGGCAAGATGAAGTTTGAGATTCTTTAAAAAACAGGGGAAAAGAGAGTAGCCAAATATTGATTAGTGTTAGATTATTGAAGACGCAACCACAACCCCTGATGTAAAACCAGAAGGCATCTTCATAGCCGCGTTGAAGAATCCATAGTAATATTTGTTTTTCGACGACAAGCCAGAACCTAAGAAGAGGATGAAATGATGCAGACAAGTGTTGCCACAGTTACATGGTTTGAATTTACCTGAGGACTTGTCCAAACTCAGCTCAGCATTTTCCCCATTGCTCATGACATGCACGTTCACCCCTCCAAAGAACACATTGCAGCTCTGGTTAACCGTTAATCCAATAAAACTGTCAGTTAATCTCTCGACGGTCCCCGGGAGTATGCATGATCAGTGTTGCACAGAATAACAATTGGTAGTAATAGATTTTTGTGGGAAATGGCCATTCTTGCAATATATGGGAATGGATTTAATGTTGGTCGCAATATTTATATAGACTTTGGACATAGGTTTTGTGCTTAGTTGTTGCAAGCTtgctgtaatttttttttttccaaaatgtgAAGGTATTTGCGATTAAATATGAGATTAGCAGCGAGATGTTTTTGCACTTTTTTTCGAATATAATCAACTTTCGAAGTAAAACTACTAGTCCATATAAGTCTAATCGATAGATAGAGACATGATGGTTCACTAAATTTATTAGccataataatatttttattcaacatctaataagtagtactatatgaattagaaaatgaaattgataatgaggctaatcaattgaacatcAATCAATACAGCTAGCTGTAAACAGAATCATTCCCAAGTATACAATTTTgttgaatttcaaaaatttggaATAGGCTTCCCATTTTATGTAGATAAAATATGACCCTATatgttgagtgtattaattccTAATTTCGTTTATTAAAATCGTTGAGTTTGATCTGATATTGATGTCACGTCCCATCCATGAATGGGGAAAATGTTGAGTCTTGAATTCATTATTGAGAGAAATGCGAGGGGCTTCCTGTAGCAATGAGACGAGTGTTTCCATGGAAGGGCGTTGCTGCTTAACTCCAATACAACAACACAATGCTAGATAGCttcaaaatcatctcaaaacAATACTCACTCACCATTAAGTTTTGGATCAGCAAATTCTGTTATatcccctcctcctcctcctcctcctccttttcTCATCAGGTTTTTACCAAAATGTTACTACTTTACTCCCTATGTTACATCTACTACTATTTTCAATTATCTACCTCAAGCCCACGGGCCTAGTGGCTTCCAGATTGATGACCTTTGTCCCGACAGCAGCTGCAGAAGAACTACTCCAAAACTATAAACATCTGTAGATGAGTGCACGTGCCGATCCTTCTGGTACTCGGGGTCCACGTACCTCTGGGAGAATCCCATCGAGATCACCTTTGACAATCCGACAGTTTCGCTTCAAACTTACTGCTGTTTGTTGGCTGCATGCATGCATGCTTAACAATTAGTAGTAAGTATTGGCTTGGCTTGGCTTGGCttggctatatatatatatatatcgtaCTACCTTAACATCACGGTGAACAATGCAACCTTGAGGATGGGTATGAAGAAACCAGAGGCCTCTCGCACAGTCTAGAGCAATCTCCACCCTTCTAATCCAACACAACAATCTATGCTTCCCTGGACTCAAAAACATACTTAATTACtacaatcacacacacacacacacaagagTTATATACTATTAGTCTTTAATTACCAAACAGCCACTCACACAGATTTCCATTCTCACACAGTTGGTAAACAAGAAAGCTCTCATCTTCTGCCCTAACAACTGCACCAGGTTCGGATGCTTCACATGTGATAACCTCTTCACCTCCCTTACAAACGTCTCCATGTGCCCCTCGTTTAATATGTGCTTAACCGCCACAGCCTCCCCCTTCCACAGAATCCCCTTGTATACTTTCCCTGCTCCAATCaacccatcatcatcatcatcataaatatattactaatatatatacCGACCTGCTATGCCTATGCCTTGGCCTATGAAGTTTGTTGCACTGAGATTGTCTGTGGCTTGATACACTTCTCTGACTGAGATCTTCATGCTGCTGGATTGCTCCCAACACGAATGTTCACCTTCTGTTgagtttagaaaaaaaaaacatgagatgagatgagatgaaatCACTCTTTAAATTACATTGGATTATTAATCAAGATGATCACTACCATAAATCTCTTTCGAAGGTCTTGTTTTGGTCCTTTTCTTGaagtagaagaagaagattaCACACAAAATGGCTACTACTATTGAAATGGCCCCAACACCACAAGCCACAATTTCAAGATCTGTAATCAACAATCATCAATCACCAAAAAACAGGCCATTTATTCCTTTTTAGTATCATACCTTTAGTTAAGGTCATCTTCTTTTCTTGTTTCTCCTCATCAGCTGCACAAGATGATCAAATTTTTTAATCCATAGAATCACTAGGTAAAAAAACTATGCACAACTTACCTAATGGAATTCCATCTCCAAGGAAGGTGTAGATTGAATCTATCCATTCCATGTCACTAGCCCTTCTACTAGTAAGTGAAACAAGAACCGAAAACCTACAGATatcggcttcttcttcttcgatcGAGCTATTACTGGCCGATGAAAAATCCATCTGCTCCCACCTCTTCAAACAAGAGCTGCACCCTTCATTGCAGCCTTGATCCAAATTCTGCAGCTGTGTTGCTTGCTCGTTAACAACGTCTTTCACTGAGTAAATATGTTTCCCCGGTTTTGTCCCACTAATTAGCCTCTCAATGCCACAGGTTTTCTCAGTCATGTTTGTTGAACTCAGACAGGCCTTTCGCTGTGTGCGGTTCAGGAATATTTCCCCGGTTTTGTTGGCGTTCTTCGCCAACGCGTATAAATATGTTTCTAGTGCTTGTGCACATGTGTTGTTGTTGACAAATCCACCCCAGTTTCCTCTTGAATCATTCCATGATGATGGAGTTTTCATGTCAACAACACATTGATTCTCATCTGCTAGAGCTGCTTGATGCATGAAATGGAGATTCATTAACAAGATTAATCTAATGAATGTTAGATGATTCATTTTTCTTGAAAAGGGACATAATGAAAATGATGATCATCAATAGAGATTGAGTTGGGAAGGCTATGTTTATCTATGTAGTGACAAATGGAGTGATTATACTATAAGGAGTTACATAATACTACCTTTTTTGGAACAAGATTTGAATTAGTCTGGAATAAATGGTAATAACATTCGGATTCTATtactactttattattttttattgtgaCAAACGACAAATGTTGAAACAAGGAAAAATCGGCAATTTGTGTAATTTATCTCTTTTTTACATTCTTAAAGCCAATATGTGTTACGAAAACAAGGATGCTTATTTAATCAGTATTGTGATTATATGTCGAAATCATATATGGAGAAGACAAAATTATGTTGTTTTCGTGATGCATACATACATATAAAACAAAAGATTGAAGTATAGTAAgtataaaaaattgttttacCATTATACTCCATAGTAGTAAGTAttgattttatataaattataaagtatttatttgatttgattttggttttggttttgaactGGACGTCTGGAAAAAATGATGAAGCCATTGAATTAAAAAAGATTAGTCAAATGgtaaataatgataaataaatCGAGTAAGTAAAGTTATTACTCCATATGTATTGTAGCCCAAGTAGAATCGATTTGAAGTTTTGATCCCTTCATCTCCCGCTGCATTTTGGTAACTAAAATGGATTTGACATCCACATTCCTTCTTTTTTCAACTTAATAATTATTGCCATTCCTATGTTTATGTTTTTAGGGAGAATTTGTGTTGTGCTTATGATGCTTATCTGTCTAAGTAAAGGTTTCTCTTTTGATTAAGTCTGTTTAATGCGCCTGCCTGTCACACACAAATTTTGTAAATCTTATGTTATGGAGGACACAATCTCACACTAGTGTATATTGACCTTCAGCGGACAAAATGAATGTTTGGCTTGGCCCCATTGTGTGtgtggagtatcatttttctagGCTGTGCTGTGTGTACTGAGCTCAACTTTCAACTTCACTTTTCCtccaaattaggaaacaaacaTAAGGAAATGTCTTTGTAAATTTCAGCCATGTGAAAGATCAAACAAGTGTTGACAATTCTAATTTCTTACTCTAATCATTTCTTTGTGcctgattttgatttatttaccAACTTTTTTTCATCTGTTTTGgctaattttgttattttcgcataaatattgattttcaatttcaaaaGCTCCAACTATTGTTCAGGACATGGAATATTTGAAAGTCATATCATCTGCTAATCCATCTCACAATTCTGCTGTTCAAAATATTGCTGTGAATGTCTTTAAATAACCAAATTCACTTCATTAAATCCCAACAAAAACTAggcttattttactaattataaAAGCACATTCAAATACAAAACCTGCATCAATCAGAGGCATAATGGTAAAAATATGCGAAGAGGCATAAGATGATTAAGAAACTGCATCAAAGGTAAGGTAAAAATACTGAAAATTTGCAAATTATTCCATCTATCTCTAATATAAGGACAAATGGGAATATAAGTTTGATTAAACCAACACGTTATATTCGTCTTTAATTCACTCAGCCCCTGGGCTTCGGAGTCAGGCCAGTCTCTACCTTCTTAATCTCAAAGATAAGCATTCTCCACATCTTGAGCACAAACATTTCAGCTTCATCATCCAAGATAGTTTGGAGCCTCTCAAGCATCTCACCTGCCTCTACATGCTCCTGAGTGCTAGAAACAATATAGTCCACAAGTGTGACCTCTTCCTCACCCAAAAAGTCTGTTATCTTCTTTGATACCCATGGTCTCATTCTTTCGTGCAGCACATTCTGTAAGGTACAAAGATAGGCTTCCTTAGAAACTATCATGCACATAACCTTACGTCATACAGTAACAGTAATAAGAATTCAATCATTcccaaaataatactccctcctctGTCCCTTATAGGTGTGCTCagtttctattttagtccgttcACAAAAGTGTGCACTTTCCACTTTCGGAAACTACCCCACCTTTACCTCCTTATATTTTAACCCCACTGTATCAACTTATTTACACAAAAGTCAAGCATGATCCGGTAATTAATACCAGACAAAACCTTAAAACACTCATACTATAATTCATTTAATCACAGCCTCACTGGTTTTCAACATTAAATCAAAacgaataaaatgataattagtTTCTTCCCTCCAACCCCCAGAGGATATGATTAAGCAAAATGGAATATATCATAGCATCAAAGAGGCATATAGGGTAATCACCTGATCATAGATCGCCCAGTTGATCTCATAGGAGAACAGCTCATCTTTGGTCTTTGGGATAGTGTCAATCAATTGCTTAGCATCCAGAAG
This sequence is a window from Salvia splendens isolate huo1 chromosome 5, SspV2, whole genome shotgun sequence. Protein-coding genes within it:
- the LOC121804340 gene encoding protein-S-isoprenylcysteine O-methyltransferase A-like — its product is MSDIFSFTAFRQMSQMLYAIFLFHSSKFLLAVYFHGIQKVTPNSLLLSVDYVMAMIFSLVEYLVEIHFFPEMKEQWAISNMGLALVVVGEIILKLAIITAGRSFTHLIKKYIDDDHVLITHGLYKLKYVRHPSYCGFFLWSIGTQIMLYNPLCTLAFALVVRHFFHMRIPYEEFFLRQYFGSQYEAYARRTSSGIPFIMFR
- the LOC121804343 gene encoding uncharacterized protein LOC121804343, encoding MNLHFMHQAALADENQCVVDMKTPSSWNDSRGNWGGFVNNNTCAQALETYLYALAKNANKTGEIFLNRTQRKACLSSTNMTEKTCGIERLISGTKPGKHIYSVKDVVNEQATQLQNLDQGCNEGCSSCLKRWEQMDFSSASNSSIEEEEADICRFSVLVSLTSRRASDMEWIDSIYTFLGDGIPLADEEKQEKKMTLTKGMILKRNKWPVFW